The sequence GGGAAAAGAGTATGAGTACACAGTTATTAACTGAAACTAAAGAAAAAATGACTAAAATAGAACAAGCTTTCCAACGCGAATTGGGAACGATCCGCGCAGGACGTGCCAATGCAGGTCTATTGGACCGTATCCAAGTTCTTTATTATGGGATTCCAACTCCATTGAATCAAATCGCTCAAATTTCGATACCAGAACCACGGGTATTAATGATTACGCCTTTTGATAAAACAGCGCTTCAAGATATTGAAAAAGCTTTGTTGCAAAGCGATATCGGAATCAGCCCTAATAATGACGGTAATATTATTCGCTTAGTGATTCCGCAACTAACAGAAGATAGACGGAAAGAGCTAGCGAAACAAGTAGGCAAAGAATCTGAAAATACAAAAGTTTCGGTTCGAAATGTTCGTCGTGAAGCGATTGATGCATTGAAAAAAGCTGAAAAAAATAAAGAATTAACGTCGGACGATGTACATGGCTATGAAGAAGATGTTCAAAAATTAACGGATGCAAGCATTAAGAATATTGATGCAATTGCTGCAGAAAAAGAAAAAGAACTGTTAGACGTTTAATTTTTCTTCTTTTTGAGAGAAGGAAAACACCTCACAACCTGTTTGAAGGGTCGTGAGGTGTTTTTTGCATTATTTTTTTGTTTCAGGTTCATCTTCTTTTAAGAAATAAGAAGTTACCTTTGCGGCTATAGCCGAAACGATAAAACTCACAATAATTCTTTTTAACTGTTTTTTCATTTTGAGCCCTCCCCATGAATCTTAAGACAAGTTTGCTGCCTGAATAAAGTATACCATTTTTTAATTCAAAGCAAAAAACTTAAGGTTTGTTTTACGCTCTTTTATTTCTGATTCAATTCTTTCAGGAAAATAAGTAAGGATGAGCAAAAAGATTGCTGTTACATTCCAAAGGCTTTATGCTTATTTTAAACAACAAATAGAGTCATAAATTCTAGAATGGGGAGCTGAATAAAGATGGAACAAAAAAGATCTAAAGGTTTCAGAAGGTATTTAGTGGAGGATGGTGAAGCTGGTTTTAATATCTCTTGGTCTGCTGTTTTTGCAGGAGTGGTGACGTTTTTGGCGAGCTTGTTTACACTCTCTTTGATTGGATCAGCCATTGGCTTTGGAACAGTAGAACCTACGTCTAATCATCCATTCGATGGAGTGGGTACTGGTTTGATTATTTGGACGATTGTCACTTTTGTTCTTTCTTTGATGGCAGCTGGGTTTATAGCAGGGGTTACTTCACGTCGAGTGGGGATGGTACATGGATTTCTGACTTGGGCCACAAGTGTACTGGTATTATTAGTCATGCTTTCTTATTTGACTGCAGGCGTATTCTCGGCTGTTGGCTCAGCTTTAGGCAGTGTATTTTCAGTAACCGGCAAAGGGGCCGCTACTGTTGCTTCTAGCGCCAGCGATGTTGTTTCAGACAGTTTTGACAAAATCATTGATAATGTAGGCGAAGTTGATACTAACGAAATGGAAACTCAAGTAAATGATGTATTGAAAGATACAGATATTCCAGAATTACAACCAGATTACATCAATAACGAATTAAGTGCAGCTACAGATGAAATCGTTGAAGCAGGAAAAGAGTTGGCAGTGAATCCTGAAAATTCTGATGAGATTATTTCTTCTACAACGGACTCTCTAAAAAACCGCGCACAAAAAATTACAGATTCTGTTGATAAAGACGCGATAGCTAATGCTGTAGAATCAAATACAGATTTAAATGAAGAAGAAGCTCAAGAAGCTACCGACAATATTTACAATGCTGCACAATCCGCTTCTAAAGAGGCA is a genomic window of Carnobacterium sp. CP1 containing:
- the frr gene encoding ribosome recycling factor gives rise to the protein MSTQLLTETKEKMTKIEQAFQRELGTIRAGRANAGLLDRIQVLYYGIPTPLNQIAQISIPEPRVLMITPFDKTALQDIEKALLQSDIGISPNNDGNIIRLVIPQLTEDRRKELAKQVGKESENTKVSVRNVRREAIDALKKAEKNKELTSDDVHGYEEDVQKLTDASIKNIDAIAAEKEKELLDV